The following proteins are co-located in the Micromonospora coriariae genome:
- a CDS encoding ChaB family protein → MPARDDVPATLKRSPRKAQDTYVKAHDSAVEEYGEGERAHRTAFAAVKHTFEKVGDHWEPKKGKGPSDRQAARGRGSKAARTAGGADANASKEHLMDVARKLEIRGRSRMTKPQLVEAIQKANKRSTSAASRA, encoded by the coding sequence ATGCCCGCGCGCGACGACGTGCCGGCGACACTGAAGCGGTCGCCCAGGAAGGCGCAGGACACCTACGTCAAGGCACACGACTCGGCGGTCGAGGAGTACGGCGAGGGCGAGCGTGCCCACCGCACCGCCTTCGCCGCCGTCAAACACACGTTCGAGAAGGTCGGCGATCACTGGGAGCCCAAGAAGGGCAAGGGCCCCAGCGACAGGCAGGCCGCGCGCGGCCGCGGGTCCAAGGCGGCGCGAACGGCCGGTGGCGCCGATGCCAACGCCAGCAAGGAGCACCTGATGGACGTCGCCCGGAAGCTGGAGATCCGAGGCCGGTCCCGAATGACGAAGCCGCAGCTCGTCGAGGCGATCCAGAAGGCCAACAAGCGCAGCACCAGCGCCGCCAGCCGCGCCTGA
- a CDS encoding SDR family oxidoreductase, whose amino-acid sequence MPDPSPQEQPYPGETAGMDPRPRDEMAEYAGRDLLRGRRALVTGGDSGIGRAVAVAFAKEGADVAVAYLSEDDDARRTAELVEATGQRCVLLPGDLADPRHCAEVVTRAVGELGGLDLLVNNVAYQQNANSLTEISEEQWQHTFAVNIHSYYRVTRAALDHLPENSAIINTASINGLKGNGHLIDYSATKGAIIALTYSLAQSLIKKRIRVNCVAPGPVWTPLIPATFPADKVQEFGQQVPMGRAAQPDEIAPSYVFFASDRLSSYYTGEVLAPIGGITLPG is encoded by the coding sequence ATGCCCGACCCGAGTCCGCAGGAGCAGCCCTACCCCGGTGAGACCGCCGGCATGGACCCTCGACCCCGCGACGAGATGGCCGAGTACGCCGGCCGTGACCTGCTCCGAGGCAGGCGAGCTCTGGTGACCGGTGGCGACTCGGGCATCGGGCGGGCCGTCGCGGTCGCCTTCGCCAAGGAAGGCGCGGACGTCGCCGTGGCCTACCTCAGCGAGGACGACGACGCCCGACGTACCGCCGAACTGGTGGAGGCGACGGGACAGCGGTGCGTGCTGCTCCCGGGCGACCTGGCCGACCCCCGGCACTGCGCCGAGGTGGTCACCCGCGCGGTAGGAGAACTCGGCGGCCTGGACCTCCTGGTGAACAACGTCGCCTACCAACAGAACGCCAACTCGCTCACCGAAATCTCGGAAGAGCAGTGGCAGCACACCTTCGCCGTGAACATCCACAGCTACTACCGGGTGACCAGGGCGGCCCTCGACCACCTACCGGAGAACTCGGCGATCATCAACACGGCCTCGATCAACGGGCTCAAGGGCAACGGCCATCTGATCGACTACTCGGCCACCAAGGGCGCGATCATCGCCCTCACCTACTCCCTCGCGCAATCCCTGATCAAGAAGCGGATCCGGGTCAACTGCGTCGCCCCCGGACCGGTCTGGACGCCCCTGATCCCCGCCACGTTCCCCGCGGACAAGGTGCAGGAGTTCGGCCAGCAGGTGCCGATGGGACGCGCCGCGCAGCCGGACGAGATCGCTCCCTCGTACGTGTTCTTCGCCAGCGACCGGCTGTCGTCCTACTACACCGGCGAGGTGCTCGCTCCGATCGGCGGCATCACCCTGCCGGGCTGA
- a CDS encoding ferritin family protein: protein MHLAHYLGLLHRAQVNLADAFRQVAEAHAEEPDIQHLCQQQAQRCDAHAERLQPFAARYAEEAPDEPDRLHSQLFTGTRTGGLGLLRDLQDLYLMAAECDIAWTVVGQAAHGARDEELLATVQGCEGETAIQLKWLRSRMKQAAPQALVVAD from the coding sequence GTGCACCTCGCCCACTACCTCGGCCTGCTGCACCGCGCACAGGTCAACCTCGCCGACGCGTTCCGGCAGGTCGCCGAGGCCCACGCCGAGGAGCCCGACATCCAGCACCTCTGCCAGCAGCAGGCCCAGCGCTGCGACGCGCACGCCGAACGCCTGCAGCCGTTCGCCGCCCGCTACGCCGAGGAGGCACCCGACGAGCCGGACCGGCTGCACTCGCAGCTGTTCACCGGCACCCGCACCGGCGGCCTCGGTCTCCTGCGCGACCTGCAGGACCTGTACCTGATGGCGGCCGAGTGCGACATCGCCTGGACCGTCGTCGGACAGGCCGCCCACGGGGCTCGGGACGAGGAGCTGCTCGCGACGGTGCAGGGCTGCGAGGGGGAGACCGCGATCCAGCTCAAGTGGCTGCGTTCCAGGATGAAGCAGGCCGCTCCGCAGGCCCTCGTCGTCGCCGACTGA
- a CDS encoding molybdopterin oxidoreductase family protein has product MVDRIADPWGERTPYGPGQEWPVRVDRFLDGDRTEADVDRWAQSASVLHSNGDAMDIAVADGRIVGVRGRAADRINRGRLDPKDLYGWQANHSSDRLTRPLVRDGDRLVEADWDTAMGRIVARSKELLAGPGGWGHFGFYTTGQLFLEEYYALGVIGKAGLGTPHMDGNTRLCTATAAAALKASFGTDGQPGSYTDVDHCDAIALWGHNVAETQTVLWMRMLDRRRGPNPPAMLAVDPRATPVAREADLHLAVRNGTNMALMNGLLREIIQRGWYDSDYVDAHTLGFEELCRTVDGYPPSRVADICDVRAADVERAAELLGSSERLLSTVLQGFYQSNQATAASCAVNNVHLLRGMIGRPGAGIYQMNGQPTAQNTRETGADGDLPGLRNWDNEQHIAELARLWNVEPDTIPHWAPPTHAMQIFRYAEQGSIKLLWISATNPAVSLPDLSRIRRILSQPELFVVVQDLFLTETAELADVVLPGATWGEKTGTFTSVDRTVHISEKAVDPPGEARTDLDIFLDYARRMDFRDRDGAPLIRWTGPEEVFEAWKECSRGRPCDYTGITYERLRGGSGIQWPCNEEHPDGTERLYTDGRFNTDPDYCETYGQDLATGAEFTEPEYRAKEPKGRAFLHTVDYQPSPEVPDEEHPMLLTTGRTVYQFHTRTKTGRAPQLNQAAPDVWVELNPADADRLGIAEGDLVGVSSARGGIQARARPCGIRPGVVFLPFHYGYFDQDPAERTPRAANELTITAWDPVSKQPLFKVAAVAVAKLADGRGVPSPAPTVGGSEPPPGANVPATVGGPAAQATSGKE; this is encoded by the coding sequence ATGGTTGACCGGATCGCTGATCCCTGGGGTGAGCGGACCCCGTACGGGCCGGGGCAGGAGTGGCCGGTCCGGGTGGACCGGTTCCTCGACGGCGACCGCACCGAGGCGGATGTCGATCGGTGGGCCCAGTCGGCGTCGGTGTTGCACTCCAACGGAGACGCCATGGACATCGCGGTCGCCGACGGCAGGATCGTCGGGGTGCGTGGCCGCGCGGCCGACCGGATCAATCGGGGACGGCTCGACCCGAAGGATCTCTACGGCTGGCAGGCCAACCACAGCTCGGACCGGCTGACCCGCCCGCTGGTCCGCGACGGTGACCGCCTGGTCGAGGCGGACTGGGACACGGCGATGGGCCGGATCGTCGCGCGCTCGAAGGAACTACTGGCCGGGCCGGGCGGGTGGGGTCACTTCGGCTTCTACACCACCGGGCAGCTGTTCCTGGAGGAGTACTACGCCCTCGGCGTTATCGGAAAGGCCGGTCTGGGCACCCCGCACATGGACGGCAACACCCGGTTGTGCACCGCCACGGCCGCGGCGGCGCTGAAGGCCAGCTTCGGCACCGACGGGCAGCCGGGGTCGTACACCGACGTCGACCACTGCGACGCGATTGCGCTGTGGGGCCACAACGTCGCCGAGACCCAGACGGTGCTCTGGATGCGGATGCTGGACCGGCGGCGGGGCCCGAACCCGCCGGCGATGCTCGCGGTCGACCCACGCGCCACCCCGGTCGCGCGGGAGGCCGACCTGCACCTCGCCGTCCGCAACGGCACGAACATGGCCCTGATGAACGGGCTGCTCCGCGAGATCATCCAGCGCGGCTGGTACGACTCCGACTACGTCGACGCGCACACCCTCGGGTTCGAGGAGCTGTGCCGGACGGTCGACGGTTATCCGCCCAGCCGGGTGGCCGACATCTGCGACGTCCGGGCCGCCGACGTGGAACGCGCCGCCGAGCTGCTGGGCTCCTCTGAGCGGCTGCTGTCGACGGTTCTCCAGGGTTTCTACCAGTCCAACCAGGCCACCGCCGCCTCGTGCGCCGTCAACAACGTGCACCTGCTCCGCGGCATGATCGGTCGTCCCGGCGCCGGCATCTACCAGATGAACGGCCAGCCCACGGCCCAGAACACCCGGGAGACGGGTGCCGACGGCGACCTGCCCGGCCTCCGGAACTGGGACAACGAGCAGCACATCGCGGAGCTGGCACGGCTGTGGAACGTCGAGCCCGACACCATTCCGCACTGGGCGCCGCCGACGCACGCCATGCAGATCTTCCGGTACGCGGAGCAGGGCTCGATCAAGCTGCTCTGGATCTCCGCCACCAACCCGGCGGTATCCCTGCCCGACCTGTCGCGCATCCGGCGGATCCTCAGCCAGCCGGAGCTGTTCGTGGTGGTGCAGGACCTGTTCCTGACCGAGACCGCCGAGCTGGCCGACGTGGTGCTGCCCGGCGCGACCTGGGGTGAGAAGACCGGCACCTTCACAAGCGTCGACCGCACCGTGCACATCTCGGAGAAGGCCGTCGACCCGCCCGGCGAGGCCCGCACCGACCTGGACATCTTCCTCGACTACGCCCGGCGGATGGACTTCCGCGACCGCGACGGCGCGCCGCTGATCCGGTGGACCGGGCCGGAGGAGGTGTTCGAGGCGTGGAAGGAGTGCTCCCGGGGGCGGCCGTGCGACTACACCGGCATCACCTACGAGCGACTGCGGGGCGGCTCCGGCATCCAGTGGCCCTGCAACGAGGAACACCCCGACGGCACCGAACGGCTCTACACCGACGGCCGGTTCAACACCGACCCCGACTACTGCGAAACGTACGGGCAGGACCTCGCCACGGGTGCCGAGTTCACCGAGCCCGAGTACCGCGCCAAGGAACCGAAAGGTCGGGCGTTTCTGCACACCGTCGACTACCAGCCCTCGCCCGAGGTGCCCGACGAGGAACACCCGATGCTGCTCACCACCGGGCGTACCGTCTACCAGTTCCACACCCGCACCAAGACCGGCCGCGCCCCGCAGCTCAACCAGGCCGCCCCGGACGTGTGGGTGGAGCTCAACCCGGCCGACGCCGACCGGCTCGGTATCGCCGAGGGTGACCTGGTCGGTGTCTCCTCGGCGCGCGGTGGCATCCAGGCCCGCGCCCGGCCCTGCGGCATCCGCCCCGGGGTGGTGTTCCTGCCGTTCCACTACGGCTACTTCGACCAGGACCCGGCCGAGCGCACACCGCGTGCCGCCAACGAGCTGACCATCACCGCCTGGGACCCGGTCTCCAAGCAACCCCTCTTCAAGGTGGCCGCCGTCGCGGTGGCGAAACTCGCCGACGGGCGGGGCGTACCCTCGCCGGCGCCGACGGTCGGCGGCAGCGAGCCGCCCCCGGGCGCCAACGTGCCCGCGACCGTCGGCGGACCGGCCGCCCAGGCAACCAGCGGGAAGGAGTGA
- a CDS encoding thiamine pyrophosphate-requiring protein has protein sequence MANATVSDLVVGRLGDWGVDRVFGYSGDGIDGIMGALRRAGRPEFVQARHEETAAFMACGHAKYTGGLGVCLSTQGPGAVHLLNGLYDARLDSQPVLAIVGQQVTSVLGSGYQQEIDLVRLYGDVCSQFVQTAYTAEQLPMLLDRAIRSALATRSPTCVILPHDVQTAPAPDLGARQHGIMVTSPGMPVPELRPRAEDLRAAADLLDAGQRVAILVGQGARDAATEVTELAEALGAGVAASLLGKPVLDESLPFHTGVMGHLGSTASSVLMGECDTLIIVGSNDPWSEFYPAPGQARAVQIDIDGRRIGVRYPVEVPLLGDAATTIRALLPLLAPRPDRSWRQRVEGAVTRWRDIARQRATADADPLNPQYVLHALSDRLPTDAQVSVDVGSVTYWYARHLRLPVGVDAHLSSTLASMGSALPYGLAAKLATPDRPVVALAGDGAMQMNGLAELLTVAHRWRKWADPRFVVLVLHNRDLAEVSWEQREMEGDPRFVESQRLPDAPYALWAELLGLHGLRVTTPGEVDTAWDRALSADRPTLIEAVVDPAIPLLPPAQPYEKVEAMYRALGREDTDLGRRALAHLRRERATEGFDDPQ, from the coding sequence ATGGCGAACGCGACAGTGTCGGACCTGGTGGTCGGCCGGTTGGGGGACTGGGGTGTGGACCGGGTCTTCGGCTACTCCGGCGACGGCATCGACGGGATCATGGGCGCGCTGCGCCGCGCTGGCCGACCCGAGTTCGTGCAGGCCCGGCACGAGGAGACGGCGGCGTTCATGGCGTGCGGGCACGCGAAGTACACCGGCGGGCTGGGAGTGTGCCTGTCCACCCAGGGGCCCGGCGCTGTGCACCTGCTCAACGGCCTCTACGACGCCCGGCTGGACTCCCAGCCGGTGCTCGCGATCGTCGGCCAGCAGGTGACCTCGGTGCTGGGCAGCGGCTACCAGCAGGAGATCGACCTCGTCCGGCTCTACGGCGACGTCTGCTCCCAGTTCGTGCAGACCGCGTACACGGCCGAGCAGCTGCCGATGCTGCTCGACCGGGCGATCCGCTCCGCCCTGGCGACCCGTAGCCCGACCTGCGTGATCCTGCCGCACGACGTGCAGACCGCCCCCGCCCCCGATCTGGGCGCGCGTCAGCACGGGATCATGGTGACCAGCCCGGGGATGCCGGTGCCCGAGCTCCGCCCGCGCGCCGAGGACCTTCGTGCCGCGGCCGACCTGCTGGATGCGGGCCAACGGGTGGCGATTCTGGTGGGACAGGGCGCCCGCGACGCCGCCACCGAGGTGACTGAGCTGGCTGAGGCGCTCGGCGCGGGGGTGGCCGCGTCGCTACTGGGCAAGCCGGTGCTGGACGAGTCCCTGCCGTTCCACACCGGGGTGATGGGGCATCTGGGCAGCACCGCCAGCAGCGTACTGATGGGGGAGTGCGACACCCTGATCATCGTCGGCAGCAACGACCCCTGGTCGGAGTTCTACCCCGCTCCCGGTCAGGCACGGGCGGTGCAGATCGACATCGACGGCCGACGCATCGGTGTGCGGTACCCGGTGGAGGTGCCGCTGCTCGGTGACGCCGCCACGACCATCCGTGCCCTGCTGCCGTTGCTCGCGCCCAGACCGGACCGGAGCTGGCGGCAGCGCGTCGAGGGTGCGGTGACCCGCTGGCGGGACATCGCCCGGCAGCGGGCCACCGCCGACGCCGACCCGCTCAATCCGCAGTACGTGCTGCACGCGCTCAGCGACCGGCTGCCCACCGACGCGCAGGTGTCGGTGGACGTCGGGTCGGTGACGTACTGGTACGCGCGGCACCTGCGGTTGCCCGTCGGCGTCGACGCGCACCTGTCCAGCACCCTGGCCTCGATGGGCTCGGCGCTGCCGTACGGGCTGGCCGCGAAGCTCGCCACCCCGGACCGCCCGGTGGTGGCGTTGGCCGGCGACGGGGCGATGCAGATGAACGGACTGGCCGAGCTGCTGACCGTCGCGCACCGGTGGCGGAAGTGGGCGGACCCGCGCTTCGTGGTGCTGGTGCTGCACAACCGGGACCTGGCCGAGGTCAGCTGGGAGCAGCGGGAGATGGAGGGCGATCCCCGCTTCGTCGAGTCCCAGCGCCTGCCCGACGCCCCGTACGCCCTCTGGGCCGAGCTGCTGGGCCTGCACGGACTTCGGGTCACCACGCCCGGCGAGGTCGACACGGCCTGGGACCGTGCCCTGTCGGCGGACCGGCCCACGCTCATCGAGGCGGTGGTGGATCCGGCGATCCCGCTGCTCCCGCCAGCACAGCCGTACGAGAAGGTCGAGGCGATGTACCGGGCGCTCGGCCGGGAGGACACCGATCTGGGCCGGCGGGCGCTGGCACACCTCCGCCGGGAGCGAGCCACGGAGGGCTTCGACGACCCGCAGTGA
- a CDS encoding four-helix bundle copper-binding protein — MTITMSMLETYPKSINLDRAKLATTIDTLNGCAQACTACADACLSEDSVAELTKCVRTDLDCADICTTTARVLSRHTGYDANITRTLLEACATACRSCGDECARHAQMHEHCRICADVCRACEQACRDLLATIS, encoded by the coding sequence ATGACGATCACCATGTCGATGCTGGAGACCTATCCGAAGTCGATCAACCTCGACCGGGCGAAGCTGGCCACGACCATCGACACGCTCAACGGCTGCGCGCAGGCGTGCACGGCCTGCGCGGACGCCTGCCTGAGCGAGGACAGCGTCGCCGAGTTGACCAAGTGTGTGCGTACCGACCTGGACTGCGCCGACATCTGCACCACCACCGCCCGGGTGCTGTCCCGGCACACCGGCTACGACGCCAACATCACCCGCACCCTGCTGGAGGCCTGCGCCACCGCCTGCAGGTCCTGTGGTGACGAGTGCGCCCGGCACGCGCAGATGCACGAACACTGCCGGATCTGCGCCGATGTGTGCCGAGCCTGCGAGCAGGCCTGCCGCGACCTGCTGGCGACCATCAGCTGA
- a CDS encoding HPP family protein has translation MRQARPSVHAFVGTALAIVVAGAVAVLTHQPWLFPSLGPAVMLHVEKPDAPQSSPRSTLIGHGVALLAGYAFLVACGLSDDPSALQEGVDGPRIVAAAGSVAVTTAVLVLLKASHPPAGATTLIVSLGLLRTPAQLLIAAGAVVLVTVVNWLYGRVSARPMPVWAASDPSSRGARNG, from the coding sequence ATGAGGCAGGCGCGGCCGTCGGTGCACGCCTTCGTGGGCACCGCGCTGGCGATCGTCGTTGCCGGTGCGGTCGCGGTCCTCACCCATCAGCCGTGGTTGTTCCCCAGTCTCGGGCCGGCGGTGATGCTGCACGTGGAGAAGCCGGACGCGCCGCAGTCGTCGCCGCGCAGCACACTCATCGGGCACGGGGTGGCCCTGCTCGCCGGGTACGCGTTCCTGGTCGCCTGCGGACTGTCCGACGACCCCTCGGCGCTCCAGGAGGGGGTCGACGGGCCGCGGATCGTCGCGGCCGCCGGGTCGGTGGCGGTCACCACGGCGGTGCTGGTGCTGCTGAAGGCGTCGCATCCACCGGCGGGCGCGACGACACTGATCGTGAGTCTGGGCCTGCTGCGCACCCCGGCACAGTTGCTCATCGCTGCCGGCGCGGTGGTACTGGTCACCGTGGTGAACTGGCTGTACGGGCGGGTGTCGGCCCGGCCCATGCCGGTGTGGGCGGCGTCCGACCCGTCATCGAGAGGAGCACGGAATGGTTGA
- a CDS encoding TIGR03557 family F420-dependent LLM class oxidoreductase has translation MRIGYKLSTEGFGPKEIIRQAVRAEQVGFDFVEMSDHYHPWLDVQGHSSFTWTVFGAIAAQTERVGLATGVTCPTTRYHPAIIAQAAATLAIVSDGRFTLGVGAGERLNEHVVGQGFPSARGRHERLREALEIIRLLWSGGYQSYEGKHLQLEDARVFDLPERAPVIAVAASGPASVAIAAELGDGLFATEPEPDLVQAYQRGGGTGPRYAEVPVAWATDEQQAVRAAWQTSRWAVTGWKVMSELPNPVNFDAASRTVTEDDIRQQFAVGPDPETHVQAVRKFVDAGFDHLVLQNAGPDPDGFLDFFRDTLADRLRALS, from the coding sequence ATGCGGATCGGGTACAAGCTGTCCACCGAGGGATTCGGCCCGAAGGAGATCATCCGACAGGCGGTCCGCGCCGAGCAGGTGGGCTTCGACTTCGTCGAGATGAGCGACCACTACCACCCGTGGCTGGATGTCCAGGGCCATTCGTCGTTCACCTGGACGGTGTTCGGGGCGATCGCCGCGCAGACCGAGCGGGTCGGCCTGGCCACGGGGGTGACCTGCCCGACCACGCGCTACCACCCGGCGATCATCGCGCAGGCGGCCGCCACTCTGGCAATCGTCTCCGACGGCCGGTTCACCCTCGGCGTGGGCGCCGGCGAGCGGCTCAACGAGCACGTCGTCGGCCAGGGGTTCCCCAGCGCGCGCGGTCGGCACGAGCGGCTGCGCGAGGCCTTGGAGATCATCCGGCTGCTGTGGTCCGGTGGTTACCAGTCATACGAGGGCAAGCACCTCCAGCTGGAGGACGCGCGGGTGTTCGATCTGCCCGAGCGGGCACCGGTCATCGCCGTCGCGGCCAGTGGCCCCGCGTCGGTGGCGATCGCCGCCGAGCTCGGTGACGGCCTGTTCGCCACCGAGCCCGAACCCGACCTCGTGCAGGCCTACCAGCGCGGCGGCGGGACAGGGCCGCGCTACGCCGAGGTGCCGGTGGCGTGGGCCACCGACGAGCAGCAGGCGGTGCGGGCGGCCTGGCAGACCAGCCGGTGGGCGGTCACCGGCTGGAAGGTGATGAGTGAGCTGCCCAATCCGGTCAACTTCGACGCCGCGTCCCGCACCGTCACGGAGGACGACATCCGGCAGCAGTTCGCGGTCGGCCCCGACCCCGAGACCCACGTCCAGGCCGTGCGCAAGTTCGTGGACGCGGGCTTCGACCACCTCGTGCTGCAGAACGCCGGCCCTGACCCCGACGGTTTCCTCGACTTCTTCCGCGACACTCTGGCCGACCGCCTCCGCGCGCTCAGCTGA
- a CDS encoding carboxylate-amine ligase has protein sequence MTQRSTVTSAARPGTDVLTLGVEEEYLLLDPQTGVNMPVAGQVLTALHGEAREQSRQEFRHSMIEMVTPVCTDLGELRDQLVELREAAERAAANAGARLVAVGATPVAEPHRSVPDRPRYHAMSDRYGPVAHDPAVCGCHIHVGIPDRELAVQVCNHLRVWLPVVQAITVNSPLHDGTDTGHASWRSMQLERWPSIGPTPHFASTADYDQTVAALVTAGVMLDEAMVYWYARPSAAYPTVEIRVGDVCSTVDDTVLVAGLVRALVATVIEDINAGVAAPRVRGCLVSAAHWRAAHDGLDGTLIDLRAGGARPAWELIDELFATVAPALLRHGNLGYVLAQLARLRRDGTGARRQRRTLERTGDLHAVLDLLAAQTTAR, from the coding sequence ATGACGCAACGTTCCACGGTCACCAGCGCCGCGCGGCCGGGCACCGACGTGCTGACCCTCGGCGTGGAGGAGGAATACCTGCTCCTGGATCCGCAAACGGGCGTGAACATGCCGGTGGCCGGCCAGGTGCTGACCGCCCTGCACGGCGAGGCCCGCGAACAGAGCCGTCAGGAGTTCCGGCACAGCATGATCGAGATGGTCACGCCCGTCTGCACGGACCTCGGCGAGCTCCGGGACCAGCTGGTGGAGCTGCGCGAGGCCGCGGAGCGGGCCGCCGCGAACGCGGGTGCACGCCTGGTGGCGGTCGGTGCGACTCCCGTCGCGGAACCACACCGGTCAGTGCCGGACAGGCCGCGTTACCACGCCATGTCGGACCGCTACGGGCCCGTCGCCCACGACCCCGCCGTGTGCGGCTGCCACATCCACGTCGGTATCCCCGACCGCGAACTGGCCGTGCAGGTCTGCAACCACCTGCGGGTCTGGCTGCCGGTCGTCCAGGCGATCACCGTCAACTCACCCCTGCACGACGGGACCGACACCGGCCACGCCAGCTGGCGCTCCATGCAACTCGAACGCTGGCCCAGCATCGGCCCCACCCCGCACTTCGCGTCCACCGCCGACTACGACCAGACCGTCGCCGCGCTGGTCACCGCCGGCGTGATGCTCGACGAGGCGATGGTCTACTGGTACGCCCGCCCGTCCGCCGCCTACCCGACGGTGGAGATCCGGGTTGGCGACGTGTGCTCCACGGTCGACGACACGGTGCTGGTCGCCGGGCTGGTCCGCGCGCTGGTCGCGACCGTGATCGAGGACATCAACGCCGGTGTCGCCGCGCCCCGCGTCCGGGGCTGCCTGGTCTCCGCCGCGCACTGGCGGGCAGCGCACGACGGCCTCGACGGCACCCTGATCGACCTGCGCGCCGGCGGAGCCCGCCCCGCCTGGGAACTCATCGACGAGCTCTTCGCCACCGTCGCACCGGCGCTCCTGCGCCACGGCAACCTCGGCTACGTTCTGGCCCAACTGGCCCGGCTACGCCGTGACGGCACGGGTGCCCGACGACAGCGGCGAACGCTCGAGCGCACCGGCGACCTCCATGCCGTGCTGGATCTGCTTGCGGCACAGACCACCGCCCGGTGA
- a CDS encoding manganese catalase family protein, with amino-acid sequence MFRHDRHMQFQAKPEKPDALFAVKLQEILGGQFGEMTVMMQYLWQGWTCRVPGKYKDMIMDIGTEEIGHVEMLTTMLARLLEGAPAETTEKAVAANPVLAAVIGGMNPQHAIVAGGGPLPRDSQGVPWNSGYIVASGNLLADFRSNVAAEAQSRLQTSRVMNMTDDPGVKQMLRFNLARDTYHQQQWLLGIEQLIADGYSDHGIENSNFDEENKDHNHTFWSFGTDSQAGEGRWAQGPSLIGGPDLTYLAQATPLTDDTALPPPPDPKLYATYDGSRGPGKTGDAAGAHAQGVTNVVKKVKDALD; translated from the coding sequence GTGTTCAGACACGACCGACATATGCAGTTCCAGGCCAAGCCCGAAAAGCCCGACGCCCTGTTCGCGGTGAAGCTCCAGGAGATCCTCGGCGGCCAGTTCGGCGAGATGACCGTGATGATGCAGTACCTCTGGCAGGGCTGGACCTGCCGGGTCCCCGGCAAGTACAAAGACATGATCATGGACATCGGGACCGAGGAGATCGGTCACGTCGAAATGCTCACCACCATGCTGGCCCGACTCCTGGAAGGCGCCCCGGCGGAGACGACCGAGAAGGCCGTCGCCGCCAATCCCGTCCTCGCCGCGGTCATCGGTGGCATGAACCCGCAGCACGCCATCGTCGCTGGTGGCGGCCCGCTGCCCCGGGACAGCCAGGGCGTGCCGTGGAACAGCGGCTATATCGTCGCCAGCGGCAACCTGCTCGCGGATTTCCGCTCGAACGTCGCCGCCGAGGCGCAGAGCCGCCTACAGACCAGCCGGGTCATGAACATGACCGACGACCCGGGCGTCAAGCAGATGCTGCGGTTCAACCTGGCCCGCGACACCTACCACCAGCAGCAGTGGCTCCTCGGCATCGAGCAGCTCATCGCCGACGGCTACTCCGACCACGGGATCGAGAACTCGAACTTCGACGAGGAGAACAAGGACCACAACCACACCTTCTGGAGCTTCGGCACCGACAGCCAGGCCGGCGAGGGCCGCTGGGCGCAGGGGCCCAGCCTCATCGGCGGACCCGACCTGACCTACCTGGCGCAGGCGACGCCACTGACCGATGACACGGCCCTGCCCCCGCCGCCCGACCCCAAGCTGTACGCCACCTACGACGGCTCCCGGGGCCCGGGCAAGACCGGTGACGCCGCCGGAGCGCACGCCCAGGGAGTCACCAACGTGGTCAAGAAGGTCAAGGACGCCCTGGATTGA